The window AACTGGAATGGCGAAGGGGAGAACACGTTTCGTTTTCTTAGCCTTCGCGTCGGCATTCACGGTTCCGCCGTTAGCGCCGGCCGTGAGGAATTTGCGCTGCGTGCTGCTGATGCCGCTGGTGACAACGCTGCCGAACATCAAGCTCATCGCCATCAAGGCCGCGATCCCCGCGCCACAAGCAAAGGCCACCAGAATGCCGATCGGTCCCAGCCAGGATCCAAGAGCGGCCAGCATCTTCACGTCGCCCATGCCGCCGCCGCCGAGCAACCACGGCAACAGGAGCAGGCCGAAGCCGATCGCAAATCCGGCGAGCGCCATCCACGGGCCAAAGCCATTGGGCGCAAAAGAGTGATAGAGCAGTCCCAGTACTGCGGTCGGCACCGTCAGCCAGTTCGGGATCTTGCGTGTGCGATAGTCGGTGAAGGCCGCGGCGGTGATGAAACCGGCCACGAGCACGACATAGTCATAACCCACAATCATCGGCGGCCTGCCTTGATAGTGAAAGCGGAAGTGAATACACGGAAAACCCACCGGGCGCACGAATGCGCACCGGGGGCACCTTGCTCTGCAACTCTAGGTTGAACTTTAGGTTTTTCCGGCGGAGGTGCGGCTTCATGCCACTCCCTCATCCGAATGTTGCCCGTGGGCAACGCTCACTCCCGAAGAAATGCTTGCACTGCGCGGAATAATCGTTACGAAACGAAATTCTTCCGCCTGGAAGCAAAATTAGGAATCGCTGTCGTCCCGCGGGAACTGACCGATCACACCGCCGCGATCGCAATCCTGAAAGGTATGCGTGGGCTGCGTATAGGTGATTGCGGGAAACGGCCCAAAGGCCGCGAGCGTAAAGCTCTGGTCGATATTCAGATAGGCCTCGGCCACATCGCCGAGCTCATCAATGATGGCATCGCGACCTGCGGCCAGGCCGCCGACAATTCCGAAGACAACGAGGATGCCCAGGATCGTCCACTCGAAGGAAAGCACGCCGTCGGTTTCCTGCCACAGGGCAGAGATAAACTTTTGCATGAGGAACACCTGCAGTTGAAAGATGAGATCGTTCAGAAGTGGCCGAGACGCAATTCGATTACGAATCGCTGTCCGTCACTCCCTGCGGTGTTTGACCGATCGGCGCCGCCGCGCGAGTGCAATCGGTATAAACAAAGTCTTTCGCTTGTTCCTGAAAATCGCTCGCCGGCGTAGTGAAGTCGGCCGTACCGTTGCCGTCGAAATCGATCGACAGGCCTGCCAGACTAAAGCTCTGGTCAATACCTTGAGCGGCTTCGGCAAAGTCGCCCAACTCATCGATGATTGCATCGCGAGCGCCGGCCAGGCCGCTAACAATGCCGATCACGAGCAGCGTTAAGAGCATGGTCCATTCGAACGAAAGGACAGCGTCTTGTTCGACCCACATCTTCTGGAGGCAGCGTTTCATGTTGCTTTTTTCCATCGCATGAAGCGCGCCGGCAACATTGCCGACGCATCGGTTAACCAACAAATTCAGGAAGCGGCTTTCTCGATGCGCTCTGTGTTTCTGCGGCCGCTGTCATCGTGACCTGCGGCAATTTTGTTCGGCGAACGGTGTTCGCCAGGGGCAACATGGCCTCGTGATCCAGCTCTATTGCAAGCCGGATGCCAAAAGCCAGCGATTGATTACGAATCGAAGTCGTCAAGTTCAGCGTGCTCGAGCGAGCTCTGGTTCGGCAGGACGTTGTTGCCCAGACGATCGCAGTCGGTGTAGATCAAAGCGTCGGTAAACGACGAATCGCTGGCCGAGCTGGTGGTCGAGGCGTGGACTTGGATGAGCAGCGGGAAATCGATCGTGTACGACTGATCGATCGAAAGCATCGCCTGTGCGGCGTCGCCAAATTCGTCGATGATCGCGTCACGGGCCGCGGCGATGCCAGAGACGATGCCAAAAGTCAACAAAGTGATGAGCAGCGTCCACTCGAACGAGATCACGCCGTCGTCTTCATTCCACATATTCGCGAGCAGGTGCATGTAAGTAATCCTGAGGGGTTGCGATTGTCTTCTCGTGCCAATCCTGGCAATTGTTCCGTTGGTTATGTCCGTTTTGCGTGCTGCAAGGAGCAAGCACGAGCCGTTGCTTAGGAGTCTGAGTCTGCTACGTTGCGCGGGTTCTGCCCGACAAACGCCGACCGGCTGCAATCGGTATATCGAATTGCATCCTGGAAACCGCTGTCGCTGGCGCCGCCCGTGCTGACGCCGTCGATGAGAAACACGAGGGGAAAGTCGATCGTGTAGGACGCATCGAGTGCCTGCATGGCCTGGGCGACGTCGCCCAGTTCGTCAATGACCGCATCACGCCCCGCTGCCAAACCGCCCACAATGCCGATGCACAGGAGCGAAGTCAGCAGCATCCACTCAAACGAGAGAACACCGTCTTGTTCCTGCCAGAGGAGAGTTGCGAACTTCTTCAGCGAGCTTGCGTTACGTTGCATGACTTTTCCTTTTACGTTCAATCCAGTTGTTGCCTGTGAACTGCGGAGGCAAATCGCCCGACGTGAACTCACCCGACCAAATTGGCCGGGTGAGTTCGTCGCCGTTCAGGCGATTCCGATTAGGAATCGACGTCCTGCACTTGTTGCGGACTCTGTCCAGTCGGCGCAGCCGAACGGGTGCAGTCCGTATACGTCAAAGCATCGGTGAACGACGAATCGCTCGCCGAGCTTGTCGTAGCGGCGTGCACTTGAACCAGCAGCGGGAAATCAATCGTGTACGATTGATCGAGCGCCAGCATGGCCTGCGCCACGTCGCCGAATTCGTCGATGATCGCATCACGGGCAGCAGCGACGCCCGAAACGATGCCAATCGTCAACAAAGTCAGCAGAAGGATCCACTCGAAGGAGAGGACGCCGTCCTCTTCCTTCCAAACACGAGCCAGAACTTTCTTCATCCCAAACTCCTAGTACCAGGAACACGGAAAACACGCGTGGAGCGAACCAACATGGTCCGTTCCCGTCGGCGCTAGTTGTGCCCAAGCGCCGACTTTCTCGTGCCGAGGTGCTATGCACCGGCCATGCCGCGCAGCAAAACACATCAACATTTTTCTGTTGATGAGGGCAACGCTACTGCAATTAGCTGTTATGTCGATTGGGCTTAGAGAAGATTACGCCGTGCTCAATTTTTCTCGCGGCGGAATTGCAATATCCGCATGTGTTGCCATCGCGATACATGCTGTGCACGAGCGCTGAAGCGCAATGTTTACGCCAGGCAACAGGCACGTTCAAAAAGCAGCACGGAAAAATCGCTATATTCGCTACGAGATGACTGCGATTGCGTGCGTAATTCGCGCATTTCTGCTGCGCATGTAGTAATGACGAAGGCAAGAAACAAAAAACTCCGCTGCTGGAGAACCAGCAGCGGAGTCTGCTTTCCGTGAACCAGCCGCCGCTTCGAACACTTTCGCCTGGTACAGCGAAAGAGTGAGTCTGAGATAACCTGACGGGGGGCACTCCCATCCTGGCTATCTATCATGCGGGCGTACAGTCACGACACTTCGTAGGAGGTTGGTAGCTGATTAAAATTCGAGGTTGAGCGCTTCAATGTATTGTTGTGAAGTCTAGCTCATGTTTCAGACGGTGAACCGTTGCTTACCTTTTTCGATTCTGCCTTTAACAACACTGCCGGTTAGGGCGATTTTTCTGAACGCTTTGTCAAGCGTTGTTACTGAGGGGCTGGAGCAGCTTCGGCTGGATCAACCAGACCTGCAGGGCCAGTGAGGCCCGGGCCGCCTGCACGCCATTTGAACTCTTGCACCTTCGGACCACCGCGGCTGCAATCACTGTAGGACATCGCATCGACAAACCGCGAGCTGGCGGCCGACGACGGAGTGTTGTTGATGCCATAGGCCCAGTCGTGCACACCGATCACCAGCGGGGCGTCGATGAAGTACGACTGATCGAGGCAGAGCATGGCCTGCGACAGATCGCCGAACTCGTCGACCGTGCTATCCCGCACCGCCGTGATACCAGCGACAACCCCGACAGTCAGCAAAGACGTCAACAGCGTCCACTCGAACGACAACACGCCATCCGTATCGTGCCACATCTTCCACAACAGATTCTTCACGGAAAAGCTCCTTAACCTCAGGCTGCACGCCGCCAGGTAAATCGCTGGAAACACTCCAGTCAATCTTTGGCGACTCTTCAGGGAAAACATCGTAAACATGTTAACCGGTCTTACCGGCATGTTTACTATCATTGGCAGAATCCGTACCAAATGCAAAACAGGCGCGAAGAAATCTTGTCACAATGTTCGCAAGATGAACATCCGTAAAGAGTTAAAGACACTAACGAGTGTTTCGCGCAAGAGACAAGATGTTCAGCCGATGTAAAGCGATCTTAGCGCTGCTGCGCGGCGTGCTTGACACGATGTTCAGAAAACTGAACAGCGGGCTTAACATTCGAGGCGAAATGTCAACGCGCGGGCGCGCCGCGTTTGAAAACCGAATCGCGCGGCGCTAAGCAGATTGAAGTTCAGCGGCCTGAACAACTCAAACGGCGACCTCGCGCGGCCGTTTTCTGAAATTTGAACATTGCCGGACGGATCGGGACGGCCTTATGCTACCGATTCCTCTCGTCGCCCCGCTTCTTCTAGCCAGGTTCAAATCATGAAATCCCGGTTCGCCATCATGTTGGCGTGCGCGATCACTTCGTCACTTCTGGGCTGCAGCGCAAAGCAGCCTGCGTTCGACCCGCTGCATGTGGTTGCCGGCAAGGTACAACGAGCAGGCACTCCGCTGGCCGGCGGCTTTCTCCGCTTCAATCCCATTCCCGACAAGCAAGAGTTCATCATCAACAGCAGCGTCGGCGCCGACGGAGCATTCAAGCTCACCACGGTCCGCACGACAGACTCCAAGGGAGAACGCCGCCCAGGCGCTCCCGCCGGCGAGTACTCTGTGGTCTATACGCCAGACTCGCCCGATCAAACCGCCGCCAATCCAATCACCTTGCCGCAGAAAGTCGTAATCGAAGCCAAAGAGAATACGCTCACGCTGGAAGTGCCAGCCCGTTAATAAGAAGAGGTATCGGGAGGAAGATTACCGGAACGATATGCTATCGCTCCCCCTTTGACGAGCGAGTAAGCTAGTACGCAATCGAAGTACTTTGCCAGACCACCTTTCTGAGCGCGAAACCTCTTCCCTATGTCGCAGCAACATCGATCGGCTCACCGAGGTATTCCCAGCCCTTCAGCGCGACAGCGCAATCAACAAACGGGAAAGCGGCACACTCGGCTGATCTACGAAGCGCTCGAGAGCCGCTTTTGTTTGAATTCCGATCTGGGATTGGCGTTTGCGCTGACCGGCAATGAGATTTATGGCGTGTCGGATATGGACCGGGATGCGGCGGGGAATTTTGTCGTCGCCAGCGATCAGAATTTGCAGAAGTATTCGGCAACGGGAACGCTGTTGTGGAACATTCCCGTGGTGTCGGCCTACTTCAAGCATGTCGACATCGATGCGGCTGGTAATGTTTATGCAGCAGGCATTTACTTCAGCACTACGTTGACAATCGGCGGAGCGTCGGCGACCACCAATGGGCAAGTCGATTGGTTCCTCTTCAAGTTCAATAGCGCGGGGCAAGCTTTGTGGGGCCGGTCAATTGGCGGCATCAAAGGGGACGAGATCTACGACATCTCGGTCGACAGCGCGGGAAACGTTTACGCCGTCGGCGAATTCAGCGACACGATGACGTTTGCCGGCAACACGATGACGAGCGCGGGTGGCACCGACGCTTACGTGGTGAAGGTATCCCCGAACAATGTGCCGCTGTGGGGACGACGACTGGGTGGAACCGGCGACGACGATGCCATTCGCGCCGACGTCGACTCCAGCGGCAATATTTACTTCATCGGCGAATACAACAGCGCGGTCACCGTATCGGGCAGCATTTCGCTTCCTGCCGCGCAGCAGTTCGGCAGCCGCTATGTGGCGAAGCTCACGTCGACGGGAAATTTTGCCTGGGCTCAAGGACCTTATGCCTATGACGGTGGCCTCGAAGATGGCGCGATCGCCGTTGATCCGGCGGGGTCGGTCGTCATCTTCAGCAACTACGACGGTACTCCCGATTTGGATCTGGGGCCCGGCGAAGCGATTTTGTCGCAGCAAGGTCCCAGCGGCAGCGACTTCGACAGCTATGCCCTGAAACTCTCGCTCGATGGCCAGTTCATTTGGGCCAAGGGGTTCGGCGGCGATTCGTTTCAGGACTTTTGGCGAGTGGCGATCGGCCCAGCCGGCAACATTTATGTGGCCGGTGTGTTCCACGGCCAGCATTCAGACTTTGACCCGTCCGAGCGGCAGTTCTTTTTGGCGCCTGATACTTACGACGCATACCTCCTCACCTTATCGACGAATGGCGACTTCATCGCCGCGCGCAATTGGGGCGGCGGCAGCGTGGATGAAGCCACCGGACTAGCTGTCGATTCACAAGGCCGCGTCTATCTCGCCGGCAGTGTTGGCAGCGGCGGCACGGTGGATATGGATCCCGGGGCCGGGACGTACAACTTGACCTTTGGCAACAGCGGCAACTACATCATGCGGCTGGATCCCAATAGCAGCTCCGTGGAAACGCGACTGTGGAACGACCTGGATGGCGACGGCTTGCAAGATGCCGATGAGCCGGGACTCGCGGGCGCTGTGGTGCAACTGTATGCCTCGCCCGATGCGGTGATCGGGGGCGACGATGGAATGCGCGCGTCGGTCATTACCGATGAGACGGGCCGCGTGCGCGTCGATGGCTTGTTGAGCGGTAACTATTACTTCGTGGTGCGCACGCCTGCTGGCCTGACCATTCCGACAGCCAACGTGGGGAGCAACGAACTGCTCGATAACGATTTGCTGCCGACCGGCAACACGGCGATGTTCACGCTGGATCCTGGCGAATTGAAAGTCGATCAGGATCTGGCCCTAACCGGCACGCTGCGGAATTTCGGTATGGCGTTTCAATACGACAAGCCGGATAGCACGGCCACGCACGAGATTTTCACCGACGCGGCGGGCTATATCTATTTGCTGGGGAAGTCGAGTTCGTCGAACGCCGATCTTGATCCGGGGCCGGGCACGCTCATCACGAACGCCTTCACGAATGGCGCTTTCGTCGCCAAGTACACTCCCAGCGGCGCGCTCGTCTGGTATCGCCCTTTTGACAGCAGCACCACGGCCACCGATCTGGCCTTCGATGCAGCCGGCAACATTTACGTCTTGTCGCACTTCAGCTCAACGCTGGCCGACGTGGATCCGGGAACGTACAAGACGCGCGAGATCGCTTCGGCAGGGAGCACCGATATTCTGCTGGTGAAGCTCGACAGCGACGGGCAGCTCGTGTGGTTCAAGCAATTTGGCAGCACCGGTGCGGAGGTCGCGGGTGGACTCGAGTTTGATGCCGCGGGCAACCTGGTGATGACTGGGCGGTTCACGGGCACCGTCAATTTCGCTTTCCTGCCAACTGACTCGGCCACGCTGACGAGCGCGGGTAACACCGATGCCTTTGCTGTCAAAATCGATTTGAATGCCGGTGTCGTGTGGGCGAAAAACTGGGGCGGCACCGCGCTCGATGCGGTGAGCGATGTGAAGCTCGATGCCCAGGGAAATGTTTATCTCGCGGGCTTCTTCAGCGGTACTGCCGATTTCGATCCCAACGCAGCGCAGACAACCAACCTGACTTCGGCTGGGAGCTCGGATGCGTATCTCTCGAAGTTGAATGCCGACGGCACGTTTGCCTGGGCAGTGCGCTATGGCAATACGTCAACCGACGATGTGATCTCGCTCGCGCTCGATCCGAGCGGTAACGTGATCACCGTCGGCAGCTTCAGCACCACGATCAATATCGGCGGCACATCGCTGACGACCGCTGGGAGTACGGATGGCTACATTGCCAAGTGGAATGCGAGCGGCAGCCTGCAATGGTTGCGGCAATTTGGCGGCACCGATGGCGATAGCGCGCTGGGCGTGACGACGGATGCTGCCGGCGCGGTGTATGTCAGTGGGTCGCACGGTCGGAATGGGAATTTTGGCGATGGTACGACCGTCGTGCCATTTACTAGTGTGGGGACCACGAACGCGTTTGTCGAGAAGTTTTCCGCGAGCGGCCAGTATCAAACGCTGTACGACCTTCCTTCATCGAAGGACGGGCGCGCCAATTCCGTGGTGATCAATCCGCTCAATCACCGCATCCATGTTGCCGGCGAGTTCATTGGGACCGTCGACTTCGATCCCGCCGCGGGATCGTTCCCGCTGACGAGCGCGTCGACCTTTCAATACTCAGCGTTCGTCGGGCAGATCATTCCTGATAGTGAGCAACCGCAGCTGTCGCTGCCGGCGAACAGCGTGACCGAACAACAGGGGATTCAGCCGATTGCCCCGCTGATGATTTCTGGGAGCACGCATGAGACGTACACGCTGCGAATCGTATCGGGGCCAGCCGGTGTGTTCTCGATTTCGGGGAACAACCTCATCGCCGATTCGCGGCTGATTAATTACTCGCTGACTCCGATGTTGCAAGTTGAAGTGCAAGCGATTGGTTCGCATGGTTCGCTTTTGCAGAAGCAGTTCACCATTAATGTGCAGGACATCAATGTCGCGCCCGTGGTTGCCGAGATCGCCGAGCAGAATGGTCAGATCAACGTGCCGGTCGCGGTGAATGGTTCATTCAGCGATCTCGATGCTGGCGACGTTTGGGAAGTGATGGTCGACTACGGCGATGGCGACGGCATCGAACCTTTGGCGTTTGATGGGAACACGTTCGCGCTCAATCACACCTACACCAGTGGCGGTTACTACCAGGTCACGGTCGTCGTGAGCGACGCGGAGGGACTGACGGATGCGATCACCTTCCAAGCCGTCATCAATCCGCTGCCGCTGCCGGTGATTGCTTTTACGGCTGGCAGCCACTGTGGCGTGCGCGGCGAAACGCTGCAGTTCGCCGCTTCTGCCACCGGAGGTACGTTGCCGGCGGGGGCGAACACGATCACTTGGAATTTCGGCGATGGTTCGCCGCCGCTCACATTGCCCGTCGCTTCGGCTTGGCAGAATCAAGCGCATCTATTCTCCGTCGCGGGTGAATACACGGTAACGGTAACGCTGAATGCCGGTGATGGTCGAACGGTGTCGGCGGAATACGACGTGACTATCTCGCCGGTCGAGGTGCGGACGGATCCCGGCAATGCGGATTATCAAACGCTGGTCGTTGGTGGCACTACTCGGCCGGACGTATTGCGCGTCGTTCCGGGCAGCGCTGGTGAGCTGAAGGTTTTTGTCGGCCGGACGCTGATTGGCACTTATCAAGACGTGGAACGCGTGGAACTCAACGGCGCCGACGGCGACGACATGATCATCGGTGCTGGCGATGTCGACTTCTGGCTGCAAGGCGGCGCTGGCAACGACACGCTGATGGGGAATAGCGGCAACGATGTGCTGCAAGGCGGCAGTGGTGACGATCTGCTCCGTGGCGGCGCCGGACGCGACATCCTCGTCGGCGGTACGGGCATCGATCTAATCGATGCCGGCGACGGCGAGGATTTGCTCGTGGCCAGCGAATTGAATCTTTCCAATCTGGCAAGCGGACTGATCGATATCCATAAGGAATGGACCTCGACGCGCACGTTTGTCGAACGAGTCGATAACCTCAAAGGCGACAATAGCGGCCCGCGCGACAACGGCACCACGTTGCTGCTCGTCAATCAAACCGTCGTTGACGATGTCGATGCCGACACGCTGCTGGGGGGCGCTGACAACGATTGGTTCTTTGCCGACGAGGGCGAAGATGCCTATCCCGATTTGATCGCTGGTGATGTGCTAGATCTGCTCGGTTAAAACCGCGTGGGAGCGAATTGCTTCACTCCCACGCTTCGGATCACCACCAGCGATTCACGGAATCGCCGTCACCACGCCGCTGCCCACCGTGCGGCCACCCTCGCGGATCGCGAAGCGGCTGCCGATGTCGACGGCGATCGGTTTATCGAGCGACACATGCACGAGCGCGTTGTCGCCCGGCATTGCCATGCCTTGATCAGCCGGCAGCTGAATCTCACCGGTGACGTTGGTCGTGCGAAAAAAGAATTGCGGCTTGTATCCGCCGAAAAACGGCGTATGACGGCCACCTTCTTCTTTGCTCAGCACGTACACTTCCCCCGTGAATTTCACCCGCGGCGTGATCGTGCGCGGCTGGGCAATCACCTGGCCGCGCTGGATCTGCTCGGTTTTGATGCCGCGCAGCAGCAGGCCCACGTTCATGCCAGCCACACCTTCGTCGAGCGGTTGCTTAAACGCTTCGACCGCCGTCACCACGCTGCCGAGCACTTCGCCCAGGCCCAAAATTTCGACGGGTTGCCCCGCCTGGATTCGGCCCTGTTCGATCTTGCCCGTCGCCACGCAACCGCGACCTTCGATCGTGTGTACCCCTTCGATGGCCATGAGGAACGGCCTGTCGACGATGCGCACGGGATCAGGAATGTGCCGATCGAGCGCGTCGAGCAGTTCGACGATACAACGATTCGCTTCCGGATCGCTCGGGTTGTCGAGCGCGCCTTTGGCATTGCCACGAATCACCGGCACGCGGTCGCCGTTGAAGCCGTGCTTCGTCAGCAGTTCACGCGTCTCCAGTTCGACGAGCTCGAGCAAGTCGGGATCGTCGACCAGGTCGCACTTGTTCAAAAACACGACCAGCTCCGGCACGCCGACCTGCCGCGCGAGCAGTATGTGTTCGCGCGTCTGCGGCATTGGTCCATCAACGGCCGAAAGCAGGAGCACGGCGCCGTCCATTTGGGCAGCGCCGGTGATCATGTTCTT is drawn from Anatilimnocola floriformis and contains these coding sequences:
- a CDS encoding prepilin peptidase, coding for MIVGYDYVVLVAGFITAAAFTDYRTRKIPNWLTVPTAVLGLLYHSFAPNGFGPWMALAGFAIGFGLLLLPWLLGGGGMGDVKMLAALGSWLGPIGILVAFACGAGIAALMAMSLMFGSVVTSGISSTQRKFLTAGANGGTVNADAKAKKTKRVLPFAIPVAIGTYLTLAWMLLRS
- a CDS encoding Flp family type IVb pilin, whose product is MKKVLARVWKEEDGVLSFEWILLLTLLTIGIVSGVAAARDAIIDEFGDVAQAMLALDQSYTIDFPLLVQVHAATTSSASDSSFTDALTYTDCTRSAAPTGQSPQQVQDVDS
- a CDS encoding Flp family type IVb pilin — its product is MKNLLWKMWHDTDGVLSFEWTLLTSLLTVGVVAGITAVRDSTVDEFGDLSQAMLCLDQSYFIDAPLVIGVHDWAYGINNTPSSAASSRFVDAMSYSDCSRGGPKVQEFKWRAGGPGLTGPAGLVDPAEAAPAPQ
- a CDS encoding PKD domain-containing protein; its protein translation is MSQQHRSAHRGIPSPSARQRNQQTGKRHTRLIYEALESRFCLNSDLGLAFALTGNEIYGVSDMDRDAAGNFVVASDQNLQKYSATGTLLWNIPVVSAYFKHVDIDAAGNVYAAGIYFSTTLTIGGASATTNGQVDWFLFKFNSAGQALWGRSIGGIKGDEIYDISVDSAGNVYAVGEFSDTMTFAGNTMTSAGGTDAYVVKVSPNNVPLWGRRLGGTGDDDAIRADVDSSGNIYFIGEYNSAVTVSGSISLPAAQQFGSRYVAKLTSTGNFAWAQGPYAYDGGLEDGAIAVDPAGSVVIFSNYDGTPDLDLGPGEAILSQQGPSGSDFDSYALKLSLDGQFIWAKGFGGDSFQDFWRVAIGPAGNIYVAGVFHGQHSDFDPSERQFFLAPDTYDAYLLTLSTNGDFIAARNWGGGSVDEATGLAVDSQGRVYLAGSVGSGGTVDMDPGAGTYNLTFGNSGNYIMRLDPNSSSVETRLWNDLDGDGLQDADEPGLAGAVVQLYASPDAVIGGDDGMRASVITDETGRVRVDGLLSGNYYFVVRTPAGLTIPTANVGSNELLDNDLLPTGNTAMFTLDPGELKVDQDLALTGTLRNFGMAFQYDKPDSTATHEIFTDAAGYIYLLGKSSSSNADLDPGPGTLITNAFTNGAFVAKYTPSGALVWYRPFDSSTTATDLAFDAAGNIYVLSHFSSTLADVDPGTYKTREIASAGSTDILLVKLDSDGQLVWFKQFGSTGAEVAGGLEFDAAGNLVMTGRFTGTVNFAFLPTDSATLTSAGNTDAFAVKIDLNAGVVWAKNWGGTALDAVSDVKLDAQGNVYLAGFFSGTADFDPNAAQTTNLTSAGSSDAYLSKLNADGTFAWAVRYGNTSTDDVISLALDPSGNVITVGSFSTTINIGGTSLTTAGSTDGYIAKWNASGSLQWLRQFGGTDGDSALGVTTDAAGAVYVSGSHGRNGNFGDGTTVVPFTSVGTTNAFVEKFSASGQYQTLYDLPSSKDGRANSVVINPLNHRIHVAGEFIGTVDFDPAAGSFPLTSASTFQYSAFVGQIIPDSEQPQLSLPANSVTEQQGIQPIAPLMISGSTHETYTLRIVSGPAGVFSISGNNLIADSRLINYSLTPMLQVEVQAIGSHGSLLQKQFTINVQDINVAPVVAEIAEQNGQINVPVAVNGSFSDLDAGDVWEVMVDYGDGDGIEPLAFDGNTFALNHTYTSGGYYQVTVVVSDAEGLTDAITFQAVINPLPLPVIAFTAGSHCGVRGETLQFAASATGGTLPAGANTITWNFGDGSPPLTLPVASAWQNQAHLFSVAGEYTVTVTLNAGDGRTVSAEYDVTISPVEVRTDPGNADYQTLVVGGTTRPDVLRVVPGSAGELKVFVGRTLIGTYQDVERVELNGADGDDMIIGAGDVDFWLQGGAGNDTLMGNSGNDVLQGGSGDDLLRGGAGRDILVGGTGIDLIDAGDGEDLLVASELNLSNLASGLIDIHKEWTSTRTFVERVDNLKGDNSGPRDNGTTLLLVNQTVVDDVDADTLLGGADNDWFFADEGEDAYPDLIAGDVLDLLG
- the tuf gene encoding elongation factor Tu — its product is MTAARCSQGVSRVNKVHVNVGTIGHIDHGKTTLTAAILAVQATKGLARLKSYGEISKSGIVRDPTKTVTITASHVAYETATRHYAHIDCPGHADYIKNMITGAAQMDGAVLLLSAVDGPMPQTREHILLARQVGVPELVVFLNKCDLVDDPDLLELVELETRELLTKHGFNGDRVPVIRGNAKGALDNPSDPEANRCIVELLDALDRHIPDPVRIVDRPFLMAIEGVHTIEGRGCVATGKIEQGRIQAGQPVEILGLGEVLGSVVTAVEAFKQPLDEGVAGMNVGLLLRGIKTEQIQRGQVIAQPRTITPRVKFTGEVYVLSKEEGGRHTPFFGGYKPQFFFRTTNVTGEIQLPADQGMAMPGDNALVHVSLDKPIAVDIGSRFAIREGGRTVGSGVVTAIP